A region from the Bacteroidota bacterium genome encodes:
- the rsmH gene encoding 16S rRNA (cytosine(1402)-N(4))-methyltransferase RsmH translates to MNDAYHTPVLLTEALGFFITGRNGTYVDGTLGGGGHAEEICKMLDDGRLLCFDADEDAIRYASERLKQWSHKITFVHSNFRNLKSELAARGIPCIDGLLLDLGASSFQFDEEEKGFSFRGDERIDMRMDRGQALSGWDVVNTYDERRLADVIWKYGEERNSRRIARHIADTRNIDTTRTLASVIESAVGKKHLIKTLARVFQAIRIEVNDELRSLQQVLEDTVELLLPGGRLVVISYHSLEDRIVKNFFRMQAREKIPSGHKYAPDTVVSPRLRILTKSPQVASDREIARNPRARSAKMRSAEKLAD, encoded by the coding sequence GTGAACGATGCGTACCACACACCGGTGCTTCTGACCGAAGCGCTTGGCTTTTTCATCACGGGGCGCAACGGAACCTATGTTGATGGAACGCTCGGCGGGGGCGGGCATGCGGAAGAAATTTGCAAAATGCTGGATGATGGCCGGCTTCTCTGTTTTGATGCGGATGAGGATGCAATCCGTTACGCGTCGGAAAGACTGAAGCAGTGGTCGCACAAGATAACGTTTGTTCATTCAAATTTCCGGAACCTGAAGTCAGAGTTGGCAGCAAGGGGCATCCCATGTATTGACGGACTGCTTCTCGACCTGGGAGCCTCCTCCTTTCAATTCGATGAAGAAGAGAAAGGATTTTCATTTCGCGGCGATGAGAGGATTGACATGCGAATGGATCGCGGGCAGGCCTTAAGCGGATGGGATGTCGTGAATACGTACGACGAGCGACGGCTTGCTGATGTTATTTGGAAGTACGGGGAGGAAAGAAATTCACGAAGGATTGCCCGGCACATTGCGGATACGAGAAACATCGACACAACGCGAACACTTGCGTCGGTTATTGAATCCGCAGTCGGCAAGAAGCACCTCATCAAGACTCTTGCCCGTGTGTTTCAAGCAATCCGCATAGAAGTCAATGACGAGTTGAGAAGTCTGCAGCAGGTTCTTGAGGATACAGTGGAATTGTTGTTGCCCGGAGGTCGATTGGTGGTGATATCCTATCACTCGCTTGAGGATCGTATCGTGAAGAATTTCTTCAGAATGCAGGCGCGCGAAAAAATACCCTCCGGACACAAATATGCACCCGACACGGTTGTAAGTCCGAGGTTGCGCATTCTGACGAAATCACCTCAAGTGGCCTCCGACCGGGAGATTGCGCGAAACCCGCGAGCTCGAAGCGCAAAGATGAGGTCAGCGGAGAAGCTGGCGGATTGA
- the rsmG gene encoding 16S rRNA (guanine(527)-N(7))-methyltransferase RsmG, which translates to MKRDTQRITEPALRMARICRENGLIVSDDSLRMLAHYVDLILDCNKGVNLISRNDTTNIWFSHILHSISILFCTSFSPGQRVLDLGTGGGLPGVPLSILMPDASFTLLDSIAKKTNAVQQIVSTLGLRNVLVETGRAEDPVFIKKSKPFDVVVSRAVASLTDLIRWSKPLLTRKQSASHGVVGKADFRNRALLALKGGDLDLEIKKAKLMTREKEITVIDLVFNGNDGIGLYDKKLVIVQM; encoded by the coding sequence GTGAAACGCGATACTCAACGTATCACAGAGCCAGCACTCCGAATGGCTAGAATCTGTAGGGAAAACGGTCTTATTGTAAGTGATGATAGTCTGCGTATGCTGGCACATTACGTTGACCTAATACTCGACTGCAACAAAGGGGTCAATCTCATTTCAAGGAACGACACGACAAACATCTGGTTTAGTCACATTCTGCACTCGATTTCGATACTTTTCTGTACTTCTTTCTCGCCTGGCCAACGTGTTCTAGACCTCGGCACGGGCGGTGGTCTACCGGGGGTGCCCCTTTCCATTTTGATGCCCGACGCAAGTTTCACGTTGCTTGATTCGATTGCGAAGAAGACGAACGCCGTTCAGCAGATTGTTTCAACTCTTGGCCTCCGTAATGTTTTGGTCGAAACCGGGAGAGCGGAGGACCCGGTCTTCATCAAAAAATCCAAGCCATTCGATGTTGTTGTTTCGCGGGCTGTAGCTTCTCTTACCGACCTAATCAGGTGGTCAAAGCCATTGCTGACCCGAAAGCAATCGGCCTCACATGGCGTTGTAGGAAAGGCGGACTTTCGTAACCGAGCCTTGCTTGCTCTTAAGGGCGGCGACCTTGATCTCGAGATTAAGAAAGCCAAGTTAATGACACGTGAGAAAGAAATCACTGTAATTGACCTTGTCTTCAATGGAAATGACGGGATTGGTCTGTATGACAAAAAGCTCGTAATAGTTCAAATGTGA
- the murQ gene encoding N-acetylmuramic acid 6-phosphate etherase, whose product MTPTDHTLEDFAGLLTEQRNSRSQYIDLLSTDSILRLINSEDKLVALAVEKEIPYITRAVEIVVESFRNDGRLLYFGAGTSGRLGVIDASECPPTFGTPPGMVSGHIAGGNPAMIRSQEGAEDNKERGIRDIDTANVTPHDVVCGIAASRRTPYVVAAVGRARELGAKTIYITTNPRASFDLDVDIAICPEVGPEVLMGSTRMKSGTAQKLVLNMLTTASMIKLGKVYENMMVDLQLTNNKLVERAKRIIMMITEVDYEVASSYLEKAGGQVKTAVVMIANKMTRSEAQACLQQANGFVRVAIGRE is encoded by the coding sequence ATGACCCCGACCGATCATACCCTCGAGGACTTTGCCGGCTTGCTCACGGAGCAGCGAAATTCTCGTTCGCAGTACATCGACCTGCTCTCAACGGACTCGATTCTCAGGCTTATCAACAGCGAGGACAAACTTGTTGCGTTGGCAGTCGAGAAAGAAATTCCTTACATCACGCGAGCCGTTGAGATTGTCGTGGAGAGTTTCCGTAATGATGGTCGCCTTCTTTACTTTGGTGCGGGAACTAGCGGTCGCTTAGGAGTGATCGATGCCTCGGAATGTCCTCCAACATTCGGAACACCGCCGGGAATGGTCAGCGGACACATTGCAGGCGGAAACCCGGCAATGATCAGATCACAGGAAGGGGCAGAAGATAACAAGGAACGTGGTATTCGCGATATCGACACCGCGAACGTAACACCGCACGACGTTGTGTGCGGAATTGCCGCAAGCAGAAGAACACCGTACGTTGTAGCGGCAGTCGGACGCGCGAGGGAACTTGGCGCAAAGACAATCTACATCACAACGAATCCCCGGGCATCGTTCGATCTTGATGTTGATATCGCAATTTGTCCCGAGGTCGGACCTGAAGTACTGATGGGTTCAACCCGGATGAAGTCGGGGACTGCACAGAAACTTGTGCTCAATATGCTGACAACAGCGTCGATGATTAAACTCGGGAAGGTTTACGAGAACATGATGGTTGATCTCCAGCTCACGAACAACAAGCTGGTAGAACGGGCAAAGCGCATCATCATGATGATCACGGAAGTGGACTACGAGGTTGCTTCATCCTATTTGGAGAAGGCCGGAGGGCAGGTGAAGACAGCCGTTGTCATGATTGCGAACAAAATGACCCGTAGCGAAGCACAAGCGTGTCTTCAACAAGCGAATGGTTTCGTCCGTGTCGCGATAGGACGAGAATAG
- the mnmE gene encoding tRNA uridine-5-carboxymethylaminomethyl(34) synthesis GTPase MnmE, whose protein sequence is MEILKFSITEYAYHRRAEVVRVFHDDTIVARATPLGEGALAVIRVSGANAIAAINALFRGMSSLSEAAGYTAHYGRLVNLDGDYIDEIVATVFRNPHSYTGEDSVEISCHGGIYISQLVLDTIISSGVRQAEPGEFTKRAFLNGRIDLSQAEAVAGLISARSEASRKLSLNHLDGKFSQKIADIRSRILDVCSLLELELDFSEEGIALIPREEVLSRIGLLQNELQRMIDSYRTGKVYREGLSVVIIGKPNAGKSSLFNALLAERRAIVTDIPGTTRDSLEENILIDGIMVRLHDTAGLRNTSDPVEIEGVARARSALKTADVVLLAVDASLEPNREDAVAFLKETECPDRVLIVYNKIDLCEPERIETSSFSIMASRVDEVLVSAKTGLGINVLRQKLVGMVGSDGLEVNGLQPMNVRHRDSLSRASDALNSASNAVEKGISAEFAALDIRRAIDALAEIVGEISTDTLLNNIFGKFCIGK, encoded by the coding sequence ATGGAAATTCTTAAGTTCAGCATCACCGAGTACGCTTATCACAGAAGGGCCGAAGTGGTCAGGGTTTTTCATGATGACACAATCGTTGCGAGGGCAACACCTCTTGGCGAGGGGGCGCTTGCAGTTATACGTGTGTCTGGAGCAAACGCAATAGCGGCAATAAATGCCCTCTTCCGCGGAATGTCAAGTCTCAGCGAAGCTGCCGGATATACAGCGCATTACGGCAGACTTGTGAATCTCGATGGTGACTACATTGACGAGATTGTTGCAACGGTTTTCAGGAATCCGCACTCATACACCGGCGAGGATTCTGTTGAGATCAGTTGTCACGGCGGAATCTACATTTCCCAATTAGTTCTGGATACCATTATCTCTTCCGGAGTACGGCAGGCAGAACCGGGCGAATTTACAAAGCGGGCTTTCCTTAACGGGAGAATTGACTTGTCACAGGCAGAAGCCGTTGCCGGTCTCATTTCCGCCCGAAGCGAAGCGTCGCGGAAACTATCCCTGAATCACCTCGATGGGAAGTTCTCACAGAAGATAGCGGATATCAGAAGTAGAATCTTGGACGTTTGCTCGCTGTTGGAGTTGGAACTGGACTTCAGTGAGGAGGGCATTGCCCTTATACCCCGCGAAGAAGTGCTGAGTCGAATTGGCCTTCTACAGAATGAGCTTCAACGGATGATAGACTCCTACAGAACGGGCAAGGTCTATAGGGAAGGGCTTTCGGTGGTTATAATTGGCAAGCCCAATGCGGGAAAGTCGAGCCTCTTCAACGCTCTGTTAGCGGAACGTAGAGCAATAGTAACCGACATTCCCGGTACAACTAGAGACTCATTAGAGGAGAATATCTTGATTGACGGCATAATGGTCCGTCTGCATGACACAGCCGGATTGAGAAACACCAGCGATCCTGTTGAGATCGAGGGGGTTGCGAGGGCGAGGTCTGCACTCAAAACGGCCGATGTAGTGTTGTTGGCTGTCGACGCCTCGTTGGAGCCAAATAGAGAGGATGCAGTGGCATTTCTTAAAGAAACCGAGTGTCCCGACAGAGTCCTGATAGTGTACAACAAGATCGATTTGTGCGAGCCAGAGCGAATAGAGACAAGTTCATTTAGCATAATGGCTTCACGCGTTGACGAAGTTCTGGTCTCTGCCAAAACGGGCCTCGGAATTAATGTACTTCGGCAAAAGTTGGTAGGTATGGTCGGCAGCGATGGTCTGGAAGTAAACGGTTTGCAGCCCATGAACGTTCGGCACAGGGATTCGTTAAGCAGGGCATCGGATGCTCTCAATTCCGCTTCCAACGCAGTTGAGAAAGGTATCTCAGCAGAATTTGCAGCTTTGGATATAAGGAGAGCAATCGACGCGCTAGCCGAAATAGTCGGAGAAATCTCCACAGATACGCTACTGAACAACATCTTTGGCAAATTTTGCATTGGTAAATAG
- the mnmG gene encoding tRNA uridine-5-carboxymethylaminomethyl(34) synthesis enzyme MnmG gives MHTKYDVVVVGGGHAGIEASLASARMGCNTALITMDLSSIGRMSCNPAIGGSAKGHLVREVDALGGEMGKIADATGIHFRMLNKSKGPAIWSPRCQSDREWYSREAARRILCQENLTTLRDTIVDIRVENRRLTAIVTGRGLRIACRAVVFCTGTFLNAIMHTGRHTSVGGRYEEPASSGLSDKLASLGLKMGRLKTGTPPRVDRRSIDYSETEQQEGDTNPVPFSFQTKEIRNAQIPMFLTHTNRETHSILQEGFDDSPMFTGRIKGVGPRYCPSIEDKLHRFSDRERHQIFLEPEGYESQIVYVNGFSTSLPEKIQSKAIRTIPGLRNVRVLRPGYAVEYDYFPPHQLEHTLKSKFVEGLYFAGQVNGTSGYEEAAAQGLIAGINSALAVKEQSPFILKRNEAYIGVLIDDLINKGTDEPYRIFTSRAEYRLLLRQDNADSRLMYIGHQLGLVSNDSIKRLSEKEGRIQRAKEFLGFQSIRPSVANPMLDRTGSQSIIENETLGKLLKRPEISISDLLSVESIRQNEAMFALLVDRDARDRVEIEVKYEGYLKRQEEQIENFKKSESIVIPHDFVFDSVKSISKEGRERLANIKPRSLGQASRISGVTSADISVLMIHLRS, from the coding sequence ATTCACACGAAATATGATGTTGTAGTTGTTGGTGGTGGACACGCAGGGATCGAGGCGTCCCTTGCATCTGCAAGGATGGGCTGCAACACGGCTTTGATTACAATGGATCTATCATCGATAGGCAGAATGTCGTGCAATCCGGCAATAGGGGGCTCTGCAAAGGGTCATCTGGTTCGCGAGGTCGATGCTCTGGGAGGCGAGATGGGTAAGATTGCCGATGCAACCGGAATTCACTTTCGGATGCTAAACAAATCAAAGGGGCCCGCAATCTGGTCCCCAAGGTGCCAGAGCGATAGGGAGTGGTACAGTCGCGAGGCGGCGCGGAGAATACTGTGCCAGGAAAACCTAACAACCCTGCGAGATACGATTGTTGACATTCGTGTTGAAAATAGGAGGCTGACCGCAATTGTTACAGGTCGCGGCTTGAGGATTGCTTGCAGGGCAGTTGTGTTTTGTACGGGTACCTTTCTGAACGCGATAATGCATACAGGCCGGCATACCTCTGTAGGAGGAAGATATGAAGAGCCGGCCTCATCCGGGTTGTCGGACAAACTGGCTTCGCTCGGTCTAAAGATGGGAAGGTTGAAGACAGGAACACCACCGAGAGTAGATAGACGCTCTATCGATTACAGCGAAACAGAGCAACAGGAAGGCGACACAAACCCTGTTCCTTTTTCTTTCCAGACAAAGGAAATAAGGAATGCTCAAATTCCGATGTTTCTGACCCATACGAACCGCGAGACCCACTCAATTCTTCAGGAAGGATTTGATGACTCTCCTATGTTCACGGGTAGGATTAAGGGTGTTGGACCAAGATATTGTCCATCAATTGAAGATAAGCTCCACAGATTCTCTGATAGAGAGCGCCATCAGATATTTCTGGAACCGGAAGGGTACGAGTCACAAATTGTCTATGTCAACGGCTTCTCGACGAGCTTGCCCGAGAAAATCCAAAGCAAAGCAATCAGGACAATTCCGGGACTAAGGAACGTGAGAGTGTTACGGCCGGGATACGCCGTTGAATACGACTACTTCCCGCCGCATCAACTTGAGCACACTCTCAAGTCGAAGTTCGTCGAGGGGCTTTATTTCGCCGGTCAGGTAAACGGCACAAGTGGCTACGAGGAGGCAGCGGCTCAAGGCCTCATCGCCGGAATCAATTCAGCACTTGCTGTAAAAGAGCAATCCCCGTTCATTCTCAAAAGAAATGAAGCCTACATAGGAGTCTTGATTGACGACCTAATCAACAAGGGCACAGATGAGCCATACCGCATATTCACATCGCGTGCAGAATACCGGCTCCTGCTGAGACAGGACAATGCTGACTCTCGACTCATGTACATAGGCCATCAACTGGGTCTTGTTTCGAATGATTCAATCAAGAGACTAAGTGAGAAAGAAGGGAGAATTCAAAGGGCGAAGGAGTTTCTCGGTTTTCAGTCGATTCGGCCGTCAGTAGCGAATCCTATGCTCGATCGGACCGGAAGCCAAAGTATCATTGAGAACGAGACGCTGGGGAAACTTCTCAAGAGACCGGAGATCTCAATCTCCGACCTCTTGTCGGTTGAGAGCATCAGGCAAAACGAGGCAATGTTTGCACTCTTGGTGGACCGCGATGCAAGGGATCGGGTTGAGATTGAAGTCAAGTACGAAGGGTATTTGAAGCGGCAGGAAGAACAGATCGAGAATTTCAAAAAGAGCGAGAGCATTGTTATTCCACATGATTTTGTGTTTGACAGTGTCAAATCGATAAGTAAGGAGGGGAGGGAGAGGCTTGCGAATATAAAGCCCAGATCTCTCGGTCAAGCATCAAGAATTAGCGGAGTGACGTCTGCTGATATCTCTGTCCTTATGATTCACCTCCGGAGCTGA
- the mfd gene encoding transcription-repair coupling factor encodes MHGTSLAILMNSQERPGGAVPFMAITMIEKIKTTISDSSKTRDLLALLSAGPPAEIHATGLAGSMRSFLVGSLAETLPRQILCVVPDKETTIGLRDDLEIILGEQSVRLFSAAKSREEGNDRAISNTNDIETLRSLLDAGTRIIVTQIHALTRKLPNPSSLRDRQIKIGVGSDFDFSRLLHLIVEFGFEKKQFVAEHGDYSVRGGILDVYPFVGENPVRIEFWGDRVESIREFDPISQRSIKDLSQASIIPDLLGTQIAENGSSGSTLLDFLPSNAIIVLEEPDALHNAMKEYAEKAGAETKRAWEQTQELMALFSRINISSLARSGLDAVDFGTLSQPSINGSVKVLRNHISDLQDKDYSVFVSSDTTAEQERLKDLLMQLEPLAENEERVLHETEHHLDVFRIEFSLESLHGGFILPDERVAVFTEHQIFNRLKRRGKQPRTKFRSITQRELHELRKGDYVVHADFGIGRFDGLRRIRVRDVEQEVVKLLYEEKDTLYVNLNYLNKVQKYASKEGHVPKLTRLGSGEWDRLKARAKKRVKDIARDLIKLYAKRKSSPGFSFQRDSLWQQELEATFMYEDTPDQAQSTADVKKDMEAPFPMDRLVCGDVGFGKTEVAVRAAFKAVMSGKQVVVLVPTTILAQQHYSTFLDRLSKYATRVEVLSRFKTKKEQTEILDRVKAGTADIVIGTHRLLSRDVEFKDLGLLIIDEEHRFGVAAKEKLRQIKANVDTLTLTATPIPRTLHFSLMGARDLSIIATPPLNRLPVTTEIAQYNEEHVREAILREIQRGGQVFFVHDRVNNMDELIARLQTILPHVKFRQAHGQMHAHELENVMLAFLERKFDVLVATKIIESGIDIPSVNTIIINRADRFGMAELYQLRGRVGRSNVQAYAYLLIPPLSVLPRETVRRLQAVEEFTELGSGFNLAMRDLEIRGAGNLLGGEQSGFIESMGFEMYTKILEEAVAELKEQEFQDLFGRVESRVEAENQAVVEADFDVRIPDSYIESDNERLVIYRRLYAVVNNDTLREIAAELVDRFGKHPDEVENLFNLVRIRLKASKLGFRKVNISKGGLSIEFPPETESAFYESDRFQLLMTHIAQKMKKRAAIRQNGKSLILTCSFAQSGNNNPFAHSELILDELKEVASPPETEPANV; translated from the coding sequence GTGCATGGCACCTCGCTTGCCATCTTGATGAATAGTCAAGAGAGGCCGGGCGGGGCTGTGCCGTTTATGGCAATCACCATGATAGAGAAAATCAAAACCACAATCTCCGACAGTAGTAAGACCCGCGATCTGCTCGCCCTTCTGTCTGCTGGGCCGCCAGCGGAAATTCACGCTACAGGGCTTGCGGGCTCGATGCGCTCGTTCCTTGTCGGTTCCCTGGCGGAAACTCTGCCACGACAGATACTCTGTGTGGTGCCAGACAAAGAAACAACAATCGGACTAAGAGATGATCTTGAAATTATATTGGGTGAACAATCTGTCCGCTTGTTTTCAGCCGCCAAATCCCGAGAAGAAGGGAACGACCGTGCGATATCGAACACCAATGATATCGAGACGCTTCGATCCTTGCTCGACGCCGGAACTCGCATTATCGTTACGCAAATACATGCACTTACCAGGAAATTACCCAATCCTTCTTCTCTTCGAGACAGGCAAATCAAGATCGGCGTAGGCAGCGATTTCGATTTCTCAAGGTTGCTTCACCTGATCGTAGAATTCGGTTTTGAGAAGAAACAATTTGTTGCAGAGCACGGAGACTACTCTGTTCGGGGCGGCATCCTTGATGTCTATCCGTTTGTTGGCGAGAATCCGGTCCGGATCGAGTTCTGGGGCGACAGGGTGGAGTCAATTCGTGAATTCGATCCGATCTCACAACGATCCATCAAAGACCTTTCCCAGGCGAGTATTATTCCGGATTTGCTGGGCACGCAGATAGCGGAGAACGGCAGCTCGGGTTCAACACTACTCGACTTCCTTCCATCGAATGCAATCATCGTTCTTGAAGAGCCCGACGCGCTGCACAACGCAATGAAAGAGTATGCAGAAAAAGCTGGGGCAGAGACAAAGCGGGCATGGGAGCAAACTCAAGAACTCATGGCGTTGTTCTCTCGAATCAATATCTCATCGCTGGCCCGAAGTGGCCTGGATGCAGTTGATTTTGGAACACTCTCCCAACCCTCGATTAACGGAAGCGTGAAAGTGCTTCGCAATCACATTTCCGACTTGCAGGACAAAGACTACAGCGTCTTCGTTTCTAGCGACACAACAGCCGAGCAGGAAAGGCTGAAGGACTTGCTAATGCAACTTGAACCCCTCGCCGAGAATGAAGAACGGGTGCTTCACGAGACAGAGCATCATCTTGATGTTTTCCGGATTGAGTTTTCGCTTGAGTCGTTGCACGGAGGATTCATTCTGCCGGATGAACGTGTTGCTGTTTTCACGGAACATCAAATCTTCAATCGACTCAAGCGAAGGGGAAAGCAGCCGCGGACAAAGTTCAGAAGCATTACACAGCGTGAACTCCACGAGTTACGCAAGGGCGATTATGTTGTTCATGCCGACTTTGGCATCGGCCGTTTTGACGGATTGAGAAGAATAAGAGTCCGCGATGTTGAACAGGAGGTCGTGAAGCTTCTCTACGAAGAGAAGGATACGTTGTACGTCAATCTTAATTACCTGAACAAAGTTCAGAAGTATGCATCAAAGGAGGGACATGTCCCGAAACTGACGCGACTCGGCAGCGGCGAGTGGGACCGCCTCAAGGCGCGCGCAAAGAAGCGTGTTAAAGACATCGCTCGAGATCTTATAAAGTTGTACGCAAAAAGGAAAAGCTCGCCCGGCTTTTCGTTTCAGAGGGACTCGCTCTGGCAGCAAGAACTTGAAGCGACATTCATGTATGAAGATACGCCGGATCAGGCTCAATCCACAGCCGACGTCAAGAAGGACATGGAAGCTCCGTTTCCTATGGATCGCCTTGTGTGCGGGGATGTCGGATTTGGCAAAACAGAGGTGGCTGTGCGTGCGGCTTTCAAAGCCGTGATGAGCGGAAAGCAGGTTGTTGTTCTGGTTCCAACCACAATTCTTGCGCAACAACATTACAGCACGTTTCTCGACCGTCTTTCAAAATATGCCACGCGAGTTGAAGTTCTTTCCCGGTTCAAGACGAAAAAGGAACAAACAGAAATCCTCGACCGCGTGAAAGCCGGTACGGCGGATATCGTGATCGGAACGCACAGATTGCTTTCCAGGGATGTTGAGTTCAAGGATTTGGGACTGTTGATAATTGATGAGGAACATCGCTTTGGTGTTGCCGCAAAGGAAAAACTCCGTCAAATCAAAGCAAATGTCGACACTCTCACGTTGACTGCAACGCCGATTCCGCGCACGCTGCATTTTTCACTGATGGGTGCACGCGATCTTTCCATTATTGCCACGCCGCCGTTGAATCGGTTGCCGGTCACAACGGAGATTGCCCAGTACAATGAAGAGCATGTACGCGAAGCGATTCTCAGGGAAATCCAGCGGGGAGGTCAGGTGTTTTTTGTTCACGATCGTGTGAACAATATGGACGAACTTATTGCGCGATTGCAGACGATTTTGCCCCACGTAAAATTCCGGCAGGCACACGGCCAGATGCACGCTCACGAACTGGAAAACGTAATGCTCGCATTCCTTGAGAGAAAATTCGATGTCCTAGTCGCAACAAAGATTATCGAATCGGGCATTGATATACCGAGCGTCAACACAATAATTATCAACCGGGCGGATCGATTTGGAATGGCCGAACTCTACCAGCTGCGCGGGCGCGTCGGCCGTTCGAATGTGCAAGCCTACGCGTATCTTCTGATTCCGCCACTATCCGTGTTGCCCCGCGAAACTGTTCGAAGGCTGCAGGCAGTAGAAGAATTCACCGAGCTCGGTTCAGGATTCAATCTCGCGATGCGCGACCTGGAAATTCGCGGAGCCGGAAATCTTCTCGGCGGCGAGCAAAGCGGGTTCATTGAGTCGATGGGATTCGAGATGTACACGAAGATTCTGGAAGAAGCGGTGGCGGAGTTGAAAGAGCAGGAGTTCCAGGATCTGTTCGGCCGGGTTGAATCACGGGTTGAGGCAGAGAATCAGGCTGTTGTCGAGGCGGACTTCGATGTCAGAATTCCTGATTCGTACATTGAGAGTGACAATGAACGGCTGGTTATCTATCGAAGGCTCTACGCTGTTGTGAACAACGACACTCTCCGCGAAATTGCTGCCGAACTTGTTGATCGCTTTGGCAAGCATCCCGATGAAGTCGAAAACCTCTTTAATCTGGTTCGGATCAGGCTAAAAGCCTCAAAATTGGGCTTCCGCAAGGTCAATATTTCAAAGGGTGGGCTAAGCATCGAATTTCCGCCTGAAACGGAATCGGCGTTCTATGAATCGGATCGATTTCAATTGCTGATGACTCATATCGCTCAGAAAATGAAGAAAAGAGCTGCCATACGACAGAACGGAAAGAGCCTTATTCTGACATGTTCGTTTGCGCAATCTGGAAACAACAATCCGTTTGCTCATTCCGAACTAATCCTCGACGAGCTCAAAGAAGTGGCAAGTCCACCTGAAACCGAACCCGCCAACGTCTGA
- the mraZ gene encoding division/cell wall cluster transcriptional repressor MraZ — MSAFKGTYEYSIDNKGRINIPAKLRKYVSPEANDTFTITRGFEKCLFIYPQDEWNRLEQSIRALSTTNAKHRFFMRVLLQQAAESQLDGQSRITIPKDLLQFAAIQSEVLIMGVLEHIEVWNPDEYKKYLASQESSYEEVAETVLQNKDV; from the coding sequence GTGTCTGCATTCAAAGGCACATACGAGTACTCAATCGACAACAAAGGGCGAATCAACATTCCCGCGAAGTTGAGAAAGTACGTTTCGCCCGAGGCCAACGACACCTTTACCATTACCCGCGGCTTTGAGAAGTGTCTCTTCATCTATCCCCAGGACGAATGGAATAGGCTCGAGCAATCCATTCGGGCGCTCTCCACAACAAATGCAAAGCACCGCTTCTTTATGCGTGTGCTGTTGCAACAAGCGGCCGAGTCGCAACTCGACGGACAGTCGCGCATCACGATCCCGAAAGATCTCCTGCAGTTTGCGGCAATACAAAGCGAAGTACTGATTATGGGCGTACTCGAGCATATCGAGGTATGGAACCCGGATGAATACAAGAAGTATCTTGCTTCGCAGGAGAGCAGCTACGAAGAAGTTGCGGAAACAGTGTTGCAGAACAAAGACGTGTGA